The following are encoded in a window of Pseudoalteromonas sp. MM1 genomic DNA:
- a CDS encoding DUF6279 family lipoprotein — protein sequence MFKIKNIKVSRIAIALSLLFLCSCSASFTYNNLTWLSSFWVDDYIDLNKQQNKQLKSIIKTTQQWHRTTQLPAYKQDILNLKVLFNQQLDYQQLKSQVVLARAHFQNILEHAHIPLAQLGLTLSDAQRTELIANIQTQINEEYEEFNELTAQERKSERLERQLDYYKQWLGKLTPMQTQLITQANNDHYDSSLLWHQYKQARLNAAQQVLLNKSLSENDFINQLSHVITKREAYMSDELLASNDANLALYVNLLIELNTTLSEQQRESVNDEFDELIDTLSDLIED from the coding sequence ATGTTTAAAATAAAAAATATAAAAGTTTCGCGCATCGCTATCGCGCTTAGTCTGCTGTTTTTGTGTAGTTGTTCGGCTTCGTTTACTTATAATAACCTAACGTGGTTGTCGTCGTTTTGGGTAGATGACTACATTGATCTAAATAAGCAGCAAAACAAGCAACTTAAAAGTATTATTAAAACAACCCAGCAGTGGCACCGCACCACGCAATTACCCGCCTACAAGCAGGATATCCTAAATTTAAAAGTGTTATTTAATCAGCAGTTAGATTATCAGCAATTAAAATCGCAAGTGGTATTAGCCAGAGCTCACTTTCAAAACATTCTTGAGCATGCACATATACCGCTCGCGCAGTTAGGGCTTACGCTTTCTGATGCGCAGCGCACAGAGCTAATTGCTAATATTCAAACGCAAATTAACGAAGAATACGAAGAGTTTAATGAATTAACAGCGCAGGAGCGCAAAAGCGAGCGCCTTGAAAGGCAGCTCGATTACTACAAACAATGGCTAGGAAAGTTAACGCCTATGCAAACGCAGCTTATTACTCAAGCTAACAATGATCATTACGACTCTTCATTGCTTTGGCATCAGTATAAGCAAGCGCGGTTAAATGCAGCGCAGCAAGTACTTTTAAATAAATCGCTCAGTGAGAACGACTTTATTAATCAGTTAAGCCATGTAATTACAAAGCGAGAGGCATACATGAGCGACGAATTGTTAGCCAGTAATGATGCGAATTTAGCGCTCTATGTAAACTTGCTTATTGAGCTAAATACCACCTTAAGTGAGCAGCAACGAGAGAGTGTAAATGATGAGTTTGATGAGCTGATTGATACACTCAGCGATTTAATTGAAGATTAA
- the moaA gene encoding GTP 3',8-cyclase MoaA, whose amino-acid sequence MLVDPAGRKFSYLRLSITDVCNFKCVYCLPDGYQCDHDRDFLSLNEISNTINAFAHHGISKLRITGGEPTLRKDFIDVIRAAKDTPGITKIAATTNGYSMHKQINNWVEAGLNAINVSIDTLDPRMFNTITGHDKFSTVMQGIESALESGIESVKINSVLMKQYNGRELDTFLVYLKHRPVTMRFIELMQTNDNKSFFDANHISGQAIKEQLLRAGWQPIIRDVTAGPAQEFFHPDYLGKIGLIMPYSNDFCNTCNRLRISSLGKLHLCLFSEQGISLREYMSDNTNQALIDQLARYIKTKKPTHLLHQGNTGVTTNLSMLGG is encoded by the coding sequence ATGCTAGTCGACCCAGCCGGGCGAAAATTTAGTTATTTACGTTTATCGATCACTGATGTGTGCAATTTTAAGTGTGTGTATTGTTTACCTGATGGCTATCAATGTGATCACGACCGAGACTTCCTTTCTCTTAACGAAATTAGTAATACTATAAACGCCTTTGCTCATCATGGTATATCAAAGTTACGTATTACTGGCGGAGAGCCAACCCTCAGAAAAGATTTTATAGATGTAATTCGAGCAGCAAAAGACACGCCAGGCATTACAAAAATAGCCGCTACTACTAATGGCTACTCTATGCATAAGCAGATAAATAACTGGGTAGAAGCAGGTTTAAACGCTATCAATGTTAGTATTGATACTTTAGATCCACGTATGTTTAATACGATTACCGGTCACGATAAGTTCTCGACTGTAATGCAGGGTATAGAAAGCGCGCTTGAAAGCGGTATAGAGTCGGTAAAAATAAACAGCGTACTCATGAAACAGTACAATGGCCGTGAGCTTGATACCTTTTTAGTCTATTTAAAGCACAGACCCGTGACGATGCGATTTATTGAGCTAATGCAAACTAATGATAATAAATCGTTTTTTGATGCTAACCATATATCGGGGCAAGCAATAAAAGAGCAGTTGCTCCGCGCAGGTTGGCAGCCCATTATACGCGATGTAACGGCAGGACCTGCACAAGAGTTTTTCCACCCTGATTATTTGGGTAAAATAGGGTTAATAATGCCTTACAGTAATGACTTTTGTAACACCTGCAATAGGTTAAGAATTTCGTCACTAGGGAAATTGCATTTATGTTTGTTTTCTGAGCAGGGCATATCACTTAGAGAATACATGAGTGATAACACCAATCAGGCATTAATTGATCAGTTAGCGCGTTATATAAAAACTAAAAAACCAACACACTTATTGCATCAAGGTAACACAGGGGTCACAACAAACTTATCTATGTTGGGTGGTTAA
- a CDS encoding (2Fe-2S)-binding protein, whose product MVTFTVNGKEVKSQASSDTPLLWVIRDEIGLKGTKFGCGIAMCGACTVHLDGQATRSCVLPVGAVAGKNITTIEGLNNAHPLQKAWVDEQVPQCGYCQSGQIMQAATLLASNPNPTDQEIVNHMNGNYCRCMAYKRIKSAIHRAADESQSAVQMFNPKELDV is encoded by the coding sequence ATGGTGACGTTTACAGTTAATGGCAAAGAGGTTAAATCGCAAGCAAGTTCAGATACACCTTTGCTGTGGGTTATTCGCGACGAAATTGGGTTAAAGGGCACAAAATTTGGTTGTGGTATTGCTATGTGCGGCGCATGTACAGTGCACCTAGATGGACAAGCAACGCGCTCGTGTGTATTACCCGTGGGCGCAGTGGCAGGAAAAAACATTACCACCATAGAAGGGCTTAACAACGCGCATCCGCTGCAAAAAGCATGGGTAGATGAGCAAGTACCTCAATGTGGTTACTGCCAATCTGGGCAAATTATGCAAGCGGCTACATTATTAGCTAGCAATCCAAATCCAACCGATCAAGAAATAGTAAATCATATGAACGGCAACTACTGTCGCTGCATGGCGTACAAGCGCATTAAATCGGCGATACACCGTGCCGCTGATGAATCGCAAAGTGCAGTACAAATGTTTAACCCTAAAGAGCTAGACGTGTAA
- a CDS encoding xanthine dehydrogenase family protein molybdopterin-binding subunit — MKKLFQKNTETVDLNRRSFMISTATAGLVMAFAPAIFSGELSAKESIAQQSFSPTIWWTMNPQGEVVVSIAKAEMGQHVGTALARIVADELECDWDKVSITYVDTHEKWGYMVTGGSWSVFQSFKPLSQAGAAGRLALIDAGANMLGVKPEQCHASKGRIIAGDKSLSYADIVKNGEFNRTFSSEEIAKLPLKPANKRHLTGLNQDFKALDIPAKTNGTAVYGIDVELEGMVYARPVIPPTRYGSEVTQVDDSAAKAIKGYKGFEILNDPSNTVQGWVVVLADNYPSAIKAGDALKVTYKKGQTANVTEADIQSLGEKLCNDNNAGTLFVNEGDTAKMQAEAKQSLASLYTTATASHYQLEPLNALAEFKQGKWIIHTGNQWQSLTLPALASALEVEQNNVIIRPYYLGGGFGRRLFGDWTVPAALTAKAIGKPVKLVFTRADDSLFDQSRSASTAKLTASFNENGELSAMEHAFAAGWPTKAMAPGFLSPGVDGKGKFDSFSASGADHWYSMDNHRARAINNELAQSTFTPGWLRSVGPGWIVWSLESFIDEIAHKQGLDPVEFRLSMLDGKGKQAGKAPESVGGALRLNAVLKKVSAKVANVKLGENEGIGFSVSSGQERHMPAWIATAAHVHVNKNDGKITLKKLYAVVDAGLIVHPDGALAQLEGSLLWGTSLALHESNNYQNGQVAATNFNTYLPLRMQDVPDMDIEFVQSDEFPMGLGEPGVIGVAPAIGNAVFNAVGVRLRHLPMKPSELKAGLST; from the coding sequence ATGAAAAAACTATTTCAAAAAAATACCGAAACCGTAGACTTAAACCGTCGCTCTTTTATGATTAGTACAGCAACGGCTGGCCTAGTTATGGCATTTGCACCGGCTATATTTTCAGGTGAATTAAGCGCGAAAGAGTCAATTGCACAGCAATCGTTTTCACCCACAATTTGGTGGACTATGAACCCACAAGGTGAAGTAGTTGTTAGTATTGCTAAAGCTGAAATGGGGCAACACGTAGGCACCGCCTTAGCGCGTATTGTGGCAGATGAGCTTGAGTGCGACTGGGATAAGGTATCAATTACGTATGTAGATACTCACGAAAAGTGGGGCTACATGGTTACTGGTGGTTCATGGTCTGTGTTTCAAAGCTTTAAGCCGCTTTCACAAGCTGGCGCAGCAGGGCGTTTGGCACTTATTGATGCAGGGGCTAATATGCTTGGAGTTAAACCTGAGCAGTGCCACGCTAGTAAAGGGCGTATAATTGCAGGCGATAAGTCGCTCAGTTATGCCGATATTGTAAAAAATGGTGAGTTTAACCGTACCTTTAGCAGCGAAGAAATCGCAAAACTGCCGTTAAAGCCTGCCAACAAACGCCACTTAACGGGTTTAAACCAAGACTTTAAAGCGCTTGATATACCTGCAAAAACAAACGGTACTGCCGTGTATGGTATAGATGTAGAGCTTGAAGGTATGGTGTATGCGCGCCCTGTAATTCCACCTACTCGATATGGCAGTGAAGTCACGCAGGTGGATGATAGCGCAGCAAAAGCAATAAAAGGCTACAAAGGGTTCGAGATTTTAAATGACCCGAGCAATACAGTACAAGGCTGGGTGGTGGTTTTAGCTGACAATTACCCCAGTGCTATTAAAGCGGGAGATGCGCTAAAAGTAACCTATAAAAAAGGGCAAACAGCCAATGTTACAGAGGCAGATATTCAATCCCTCGGCGAAAAATTATGTAACGATAACAACGCTGGCACCTTATTTGTTAATGAAGGCGACACCGCTAAAATGCAGGCTGAGGCAAAGCAGTCGCTAGCGTCATTGTATACCACGGCAACAGCAAGCCATTATCAATTAGAGCCGCTTAACGCGTTGGCAGAGTTTAAACAAGGCAAGTGGATTATCCATACCGGTAATCAGTGGCAATCTTTAACGTTACCTGCATTGGCCAGCGCATTAGAGGTTGAACAAAATAACGTAATTATTCGCCCTTATTATTTAGGCGGTGGATTTGGGCGTCGCTTATTTGGCGATTGGACCGTGCCTGCAGCGTTAACAGCGAAAGCGATTGGTAAACCAGTAAAACTCGTATTTACGCGCGCAGACGATAGCTTGTTTGATCAGTCACGTTCAGCCTCCACAGCTAAATTAACGGCTTCGTTTAATGAAAATGGCGAACTCAGTGCTATGGAACATGCGTTTGCAGCTGGTTGGCCAACAAAGGCAATGGCGCCTGGCTTTTTATCACCAGGGGTTGATGGCAAAGGTAAGTTTGACTCGTTTTCGGCCTCTGGAGCGGATCATTGGTACAGCATGGATAATCACCGTGCTCGCGCAATTAATAACGAATTGGCGCAAAGCACATTTACCCCAGGCTGGCTTCGCTCGGTAGGTCCGGGTTGGATTGTATGGAGTTTGGAATCTTTTATTGACGAAATTGCCCACAAACAAGGGCTTGATCCGGTGGAATTTCGTTTATCAATGCTCGATGGCAAAGGCAAACAAGCAGGTAAAGCCCCTGAAAGCGTAGGCGGCGCACTGCGATTAAATGCGGTACTTAAAAAAGTGTCAGCGAAGGTCGCAAATGTTAAGCTGGGTGAAAACGAAGGCATTGGCTTTTCAGTTAGTTCTGGTCAAGAGCGTCATATGCCAGCGTGGATTGCCACAGCGGCGCATGTGCACGTAAATAAAAACGATGGCAAAATTACGCTTAAAAAACTGTATGCCGTGGTAGATGCGGGTTTAATTGTTCATCCCGATGGTGCATTAGCTCAGCTTGAAGGTTCGTTATTGTGGGGCACAAGCCTTGCGTTACATGAATCAAATAATTATCAAAACGGGCAAGTGGCGGCCACTAACTTTAACACTTACTTGCCGCTTAGAATGCAAGATGTGCCCGATATGGATATAGAGTTTGTGCAAAGTGATGAGTTTCCTATGGGCTTAGGTGAGCCGGGCGTTATTGGTGTTGCGCCAGCTATTGGCAACGCGGTATTTAATGCAGTCGGCGTGCGTTTACGTCATTTACCCATGAAACCGAGTGAGCTTAAAGCCGGTCTTTCGACCTAG
- a CDS encoding nucleotidyltransferase family protein codes for MRLAKVILAAGQSSRFNGCKLIADVGNKPMICHAVDTVQGDDTLPIYVISGAWHAQIEDALHSYKNVEILHNPHWQVGLGKSIARATQVISAAHALDGILFMLADQVELRTTDINTLIDHFKNKPSRWCADYGERLGVPAVFPTCDFKTLAALNCDKGAQHLLRDTKVEVNTILIKQASTDIDTQQQLKQFINNNNRLASLE; via the coding sequence GTGCGCCTAGCAAAGGTTATTTTAGCCGCTGGGCAATCGTCGCGGTTTAACGGGTGTAAGCTTATAGCCGATGTAGGTAATAAACCAATGATTTGCCACGCCGTAGATACCGTACAAGGGGATGACACATTACCCATATACGTTATTAGCGGTGCTTGGCATGCGCAAATTGAAGATGCGTTACATAGCTACAAAAATGTTGAAATACTGCATAACCCACACTGGCAAGTAGGTTTAGGAAAATCCATTGCGCGGGCAACGCAAGTTATAAGTGCTGCGCACGCATTGGATGGTATTTTATTCATGCTGGCAGATCAGGTTGAGCTTCGTACTACAGATATAAATACATTAATTGATCATTTTAAAAATAAACCCTCGCGCTGGTGCGCTGATTATGGCGAGCGCCTTGGCGTACCTGCTGTATTTCCTACCTGTGATTTTAAAACACTAGCAGCGCTAAATTGTGATAAAGGCGCTCAACATTTACTGCGCGATACAAAAGTCGAGGTTAATACCATTTTAATTAAACAGGCCAGCACAGATATTGACACTCAACAGCAATTAAAGCAGTTTATTAATAATAACAACAGGTTAGCCTCATTAGAATAA
- a CDS encoding XdhC family protein, producing MVTDLKGMLNTWYPLRDEQQWVLATLYQIEGSSYRKLGAMMLISSLGQRLGMLSGGCLEADIQRHAKQVMTSLHSKTITYDATDEDDLTFQLGIGCGGVVHIILQSVNRENEYLQLESMFNALKNKQSGHYTQQIKPLVTKGSGVFKTVAKQHNLSLNRKATLLEQNNIQSLQVAIYPSPHLLIVGGGADAIPVYALAKQLGWMVSVWDSRAANAKRDYFKHADHILRSPAAQLKQFCEQHKVDAAVLMAHSVELDSQALAALEQSQLKYLGLLGPAHRRAQVFEHANTTVNKVAAPVFGPVGLNLGGDSPESIALSLISEIHAVFANKDAASLSNWGN from the coding sequence ATGGTTACTGATTTAAAAGGAATGCTCAATACGTGGTATCCGCTTCGTGATGAGCAACAATGGGTGCTCGCAACCTTGTACCAAATTGAAGGGTCGAGCTATCGAAAATTGGGCGCGATGATGCTTATTTCGAGCCTTGGACAGCGCTTAGGCATGCTTTCGGGGGGCTGTTTAGAGGCTGATATTCAACGCCACGCTAAACAAGTTATGACCTCACTACATTCTAAAACTATTACCTACGATGCAACCGATGAAGACGATTTAACATTCCAGCTAGGTATTGGCTGTGGCGGTGTGGTGCATATTATTTTGCAAAGCGTTAATCGTGAAAACGAATACTTACAATTAGAAAGCATGTTTAATGCACTAAAAAATAAGCAATCGGGGCACTACACGCAGCAAATTAAACCGTTAGTGACAAAAGGGTCAGGTGTTTTTAAAACAGTGGCTAAGCAACATAACTTATCTTTAAACCGTAAAGCAACGCTTTTAGAGCAAAACAATATTCAAAGTTTACAGGTGGCCATTTACCCCAGCCCACATTTATTAATTGTCGGTGGTGGTGCTGATGCAATACCGGTATATGCGCTTGCAAAGCAATTAGGCTGGATGGTGAGTGTGTGGGATAGCCGTGCTGCAAACGCTAAAAGAGACTATTTTAAGCATGCCGATCATATTTTGCGCAGCCCAGCTGCGCAGCTTAAACAATTTTGCGAACAGCACAAAGTTGATGCAGCTGTTTTAATGGCCCACAGTGTAGAGCTAGACTCACAGGCGTTAGCCGCACTTGAGCAAAGCCAGCTAAAGTACTTAGGGCTACTAGGACCTGCACATCGACGAGCGCAAGTGTTTGAGCATGCAAATACAACGGTAAATAAGGTAGCTGCCCCTGTGTTTGGCCCTGTAGGGCTAAATTTGGGCGGCGACTCGCCAGAGAGTATAGCGTTGTCGCTTATTAGCGAGATTCATGCGGTATTCGCTAATAAAGATGCCGCATCGTTAAGCAATTGGGGCAATTAA
- a CDS encoding tetratricopeptide repeat protein: MSQFNLKALILTGVLLSSPFAHATLEDGIRAANEGEFATALKEFEYLADKGFAPGIYELGKLYEGGYGVTRDYFKAAELYKEGVKKNHADSMFALAVLYDEGKGVKLDKQMAVTLFEKAANKNLPAAQFNLGVMYANGEGVTRDYKQARTWYEKAAANNYSLAQFNLALMYFEGLGMPKDLEKSYVWNTIAEYNGNMQASHSRKLDERKMLPKEIEEAKEKADKIYEKILAGTYAGEGRLF; encoded by the coding sequence ATGTCACAGTTTAATTTAAAAGCATTAATACTCACTGGCGTTTTGCTTTCAAGCCCATTTGCACATGCAACTCTTGAAGACGGTATAAGAGCTGCCAACGAAGGCGAATTTGCAACTGCACTAAAAGAATTTGAATATTTAGCTGATAAAGGCTTTGCCCCTGGTATTTACGAATTAGGTAAACTTTACGAGGGCGGCTATGGTGTTACACGCGACTACTTTAAAGCGGCAGAGCTTTATAAAGAAGGCGTTAAAAAAAATCACGCTGACTCAATGTTTGCGCTAGCAGTTTTATACGATGAAGGTAAAGGCGTTAAGCTTGATAAGCAAATGGCGGTTACGTTATTTGAAAAAGCGGCGAATAAAAACCTCCCCGCCGCACAATTTAATTTAGGTGTTATGTATGCTAATGGCGAGGGCGTTACGCGCGATTACAAACAAGCGAGAACGTGGTACGAAAAAGCCGCTGCTAATAACTACTCACTGGCGCAATTTAATCTGGCGCTCATGTATTTTGAAGGCCTGGGCATGCCAAAAGACTTAGAAAAGTCGTATGTGTGGAACACCATTGCAGAATACAACGGCAATATGCAGGCAAGCCATAGCCGTAAGCTAGATGAGCGTAAAATGCTACCTAAAGAAATAGAAGAAGCAAAAGAAAAAGCCGACAAAATCTACGAAAAAATACTCGCAGGCACGTATGCCGGTGAAGGTCGCTTATTTTAA